A region from the Dermacentor andersoni chromosome 11, qqDerAnde1_hic_scaffold, whole genome shotgun sequence genome encodes:
- the LOC126539211 gene encoding tRNA (cytidine(32)/guanosine(34)-2'-O)-methyltransferase-like yields the protein MGRSSKDKRDVYYRLAKEEGWRARSAFKLLQINEEFDIFTGVTKAVDLCAAPGSWSQVLSRKLRGNAENPDDVKIVAVDLQAMAPLPGVIQLQGDITEVSTAQKIISHFEGEKADLVVCDGAPDVTGLHDIDEYIQAELLLSALNITTHVLKTGGTYIAKIFRGKDVTLLYAQLKLFFEHVTVAKPRSSRNSSIESFVVCRRYSPPEGYKPFMFTGSMEDLKVTIEEPNRTMVPFVICGDLDGFDSDRTYPLELGKDKAYEFCKPVQPPIDPPYKLANSMKKRNELAKTVLDVGASTSLRATAGDTLEEVLCPNISVLDFIYDESTQKPDDLVEAVLAAGPSTSRPCESGDQFAGAVCSSIAELDLSSGKFVVKSEVAETLLGASASTSRLASSGDGVLEADEKVLEAVRSAIADLDVKRD from the exons ATGGGCCGCTCGTCAAAAGACAAGCGCGACGTCTACTACCGGTTGGCCAAGGAAGAAGGCTGGCGAGCGCGAAGCGCGTTCAAATTGCTGCAGATCAACGAAGAGTTCGACATCTTCACAG GTGTCACGAAAGCTGTCGACCTGTGCGCCGCTCCTGGAAGCTGGAGCCAAGTCCTGTCGAGAAAACTCCG AGGCAATGCTGAGAATCCAGATGACGTGAAAATCGTGGCCGTGGACCTTCAGGCCATGGCGCCCTTGCCAGGAGTCATTCAGCTGCAGGGAGACATCACTGAG GTCTCGACAGCTCAGAAGATCATCAGCCACTTTGAGGGTGAAAAGGCAGATTTGGTTGTCTGCGACGGCGCGCCGGATG TTACTGGCCTCCACGATATTGATGAGTACATTCAGGCTGAGCTGCTTTTGTCG GCCCTGAATATCACCACGCATGTCCTGAAGACTGGTGGCACCTACATAGCCAAG ATTTTTCGAGGAAAGGATGTGACCCTGCTGTATGCACAGCTGAAACTCTTCTTTGAACATGTGACCGTTGCTAAGCCCCGGAGCAGCCGCAACTCCAGCATAG AGTCTTTTGTAGTCTGTCGCCGCTACTCTCCACCCGAAGGTTACAAGCCATTCATGTTCACTGGCTCCATGGAAGATT TGAAAGTTACAATTGAGGAGCCAAACAGAACCATGGTTCCATTTGTCATCTGTGGAGATCTTGATGGATTTGACTCTGACAGGACGTACCCTCTTGAG CTCGGGAAGGACAAGGCCTATGAGTTCTGCAAACCTGTGCAGCCACCAATAGACCCTCCGTACAAGCTTGCCAACTCCATGAAGAAGCGTAATGAGCTGGCCAAGACTGTACTGGATGTTGGTGCATCGACTTCTCTGAGAGCCACAGCCGGCGACACACTCGAGGAGGTTCTGTGTCCCAACATCAGTGTGCTGGACTTCATTTATGACGAATCCACGCAAAAGCCAGATGACTTGGTCGAGGCTGTGCTGGCAGCTGGCCCTTCAACTTCGCGGCCTTGTGAATCGGGCGACCAGTTTGCTGGAGCTGTGTGCTCGAGCATTGCTGAACTCGACCTCAGCAGTGGCAAGTTTGTGGTGAAGAGTGAAGTGGCCGAGACGTTGCTCGGTGCCAGTGCATCAACGTCGCGGCTAGCCAGCTCTGGTGACGGAGTACTGGAGGCGGACGAGAAAGTGCTGGAGGCTGTGCGGTCGGCCATCGCTGATCTGGATGTCAAACGTGACTAA